In the genome of Molothrus aeneus isolate 106 chromosome 5, BPBGC_Maene_1.0, whole genome shotgun sequence, one region contains:
- the CCDC134 gene encoding coiled-coil domain-containing protein 134, producing the protein MDFLIICPFLLALLLSQGSFTDLEKQRVDSGLEIYKKLFEVKRKDQMNALKNLIELNDVNQQYKIIDIMLKGLFKVLEDSRAVLIAADVPPDGPFPQDEKIKDAYSHVVENTAFFGDVVLRFPKIVHHYFDRNSNWNSLIRWGIGFCNLTGVFEQGPHSQVLRLMAQELGISEKSPDYRNPFKTDQSEFFPSADTFQKALRDEEKRRKKEEKRKEIRKGPRISRSQSEL; encoded by the exons ATGGATTTTCTCATCATCTGTCCCTTTCTGCTGGCcttgctgctgtcccagggcagcttCACAGACCTGGAGAAACAGAGAGTAGACTCTGGCTTGGAAATCT ataagaagctgtttGAGGTGAAGCGCAAGGACCAGATGAATGCTCTGAAGAACTTGATTGAGCTCAATGACGTCAACCAGCAGTACAAAATCATTGACATCATGCTCAAGGGACTCTTCAAA GTGCTGGAGGACTCCCGTGCTGTGCTCATTGCTGCTGATGTGCCTCCTGATGGGCCCTTCCCTCAGGATGAGAAGATAAAGGATG CATACTCCCACGTGGTGGAGAACACTGCCTTCTTTGGGGACGTGGTCCTGCGCTTCCCCAAGATTGTGCACCACTACTTCGACCGCAACTCCAACTGGAACAGCCTCATCCGCTGGGGCATCGGCTTCTGCAACCTGACGGGTGTGTTCGAGCAGGGACCCCACTCCCAGGTCCTGCGGCTG ATGGCTCAGGAGCTAGGAATCAGTGAGAAATCGCCTGATTACCGCAATCCCTTTAAAACGGACCAGTCAGAG TTTTTCCCCAGTGCTGACACCTTTCAGAAGGCGCTGCGGGatgaggagaagaggaggaagaaggaagagaagcgGAAGGAGATCCGCAAGGGCCCACGCATCTCCCGCTCACAGTCGGAGCTGTAG